A segment of the bacterium genome:
ATCTCATCGCTACTTTGAACTTTATCTTTAGGTCTCATTCCTCGCCCCAAATTGAGCTTGCTCTGGTTTAGGGTTTCCTCAACAAACTGAAGAGATTTGGGTCTTTTACCGATGGAATGAAATAAATAATAATGAATTACGCCTTTTACCTGTCCCAAGAGTTTAGGAGCAACACTAATCCGTGGCAGGGTTTCCAGTTGGGTTTTTATTAGAACTTTCATTAGAGCTATGGTATTGGGCAGAATGTCTATAGAGCGGGTGTCTTTATTATAACAATCCGGGCAAATGATTCCGCCGAGGAGTGGGCTGAATTTATAAGATACAGGTTCTTGTTTACAGCTCACGCAATTGGTGAGTACGGGACCATATCCCGCCAACTTTAACAGATTTAATTCAAAAAACGGCAATAATAAGCTGGGGAGATTTGGTTCTTTTTCCAGACAAGAGAGACAAGCCAGTAAAAAATCAAAGGTTTTTTTGTCTTGGTCCTGTATTAGTTCCTGAACAATTTCCATCCAGTATGTTGCAAAAGACGATTTCAAAATATTTTCTCGTATTCCTATATAAAAATTCTTTTGCTCGCATTTTCCTATTAGATGGACTTCACTGTTTCGACTTTTATAGAATGAGATGTAATCGTGGGAAAACAGTTCCAAGGAACTGCCGAAATATTTCTGTTTTTTTCTTGCGCCTTTTGCAAGCCCTTTTAAAACTCCAAAATCGCGCGTGTAGAAAACCGCAAGTTTGCTGGTTTCTCTTACGTCAAAACTTCTTAAAACAATGCCCTCGGTCTCTTCCATGTTTGTAAATTATTCTACTATCTTAATGTTAACCTTGCAATGTTCTACTAAAATACATTGTATATCTATTTATCTCCATTTATTTCCACTGTATATCTATTGTATTTCCACGTATATCTATTTATCTCTATTTATTTCCATACATCTCCATTGTATTTTTATATATTTCCATTTTACATTTTTTTGTGATATAAAAAACACTCACATAAGGAGTTGCAATTGACGCTTGGCGAACTTATAAATTTAAAAGCGGAAGAATTTGGGGACCACGTGGCGTTTGTCCAACCCGGCGAAGTCTCCTTAACCTACAAAGTTTTTAATCAAAAAGCAAATCAACTCGCCAATTTTTTATTACATAAGGGATTAAAAAAAGGCGACAAAATAGCCATATTGCTCCAGAACTGCCTGGAGTTTATTATTTCTTATTTTGCGATAGTAAAAATAGGAGCCGTTGTCCTGCCTCTTAATAATATGCTTACCTTTGAAGAGTTGGACTTTATCCTCAAGGACGCAAAAACAGTTGCGCTGATCACTTCCGAAACTTTCAAAGAAACAGCCGATGAATTGATGACAAGAGTAGATTCTCTAAAATTGCAATTAAAAGTGGAAAACTTTGAAAGTGAATGTTTTCAACCTGCCCGTGTTTCTTCGTCGGGAGCAGACGGGGAAAATTTATCTTGTTCGTGTCAAGAAGAAGATGTCGCAACATTGATTTACACTTCGGGGACAACCGGTTCTCCCAAGGGCGTTATGCTGACGCATAAAAACCTTATATCCAATGCTCAGGCGTGTCTTAAAAAAATAATGGTTACGCCAAAGGATAATTTTTCCTGTCTTTTACTTTTGTACCACTCTTTTACCATCACGACTTGTGTTTTGGTGCCTTTGTACGCAGGCGCGACATCGGTAATCATAAAATCCTTAAAAAACTTCAAGGAAGTTTTTAAACAATTGTTAAAAAGTAAAGTAACGGTGTTGATTGCAATTCCTTCGATTTATAGAATTTTAGTTGAAGCAAAAACCCCGTCTTTTCTCACGGCGTTTCCTTTTAGATTATTCTTAAACCCCATAAGATTATGCGTATCAGGAGGAGAAGCGTTGCCTTTAGAAGTTATGAAAAAATTCGAAGCGAAATTCCACATCCCTCTCATAGAAGGTTATGGATTGACGGAAGCGTCGCCTGTTGTAACGCTATCGCCCATTAAAAAGAAAAAGTTAGGCTCTGTTGGCAAAGCGCTTGAAGGTGTTGAAATAAAAATAATTAACGAACAAGACCAGGAAGTGTCTATAGGCGAAATAGGCGAGGTTTTAGTAAAAGGCTCTTCTGTTATGAAAGGGTATTACGATAAACCCGAAGAAACGAGAACCGCCATAAAAAACGGTTGGCTTTACACCGGGGATTTGG
Coding sequences within it:
- the recO gene encoding DNA repair protein RecO; translated protein: MEETEGIVLRSFDVRETSKLAVFYTRDFGVLKGLAKGARKKQKYFGSSLELFSHDYISFYKSRNSEVHLIGKCEQKNFYIGIRENILKSSFATYWMEIVQELIQDQDKKTFDFLLACLSCLEKEPNLPSLLLPFFELNLLKLAGYGPVLTNCVSCKQEPVSYKFSPLLGGIICPDCYNKDTRSIDILPNTIALMKVLIKTQLETLPRISVAPKLLGQVKGVIHYYLFHSIGKRPKSLQFVEETLNQSKLNLGRGMRPKDKVQSSDEI
- a CDS encoding long-chain fatty acid--CoA ligase; the protein is MTLGELINLKAEEFGDHVAFVQPGEVSLTYKVFNQKANQLANFLLHKGLKKGDKIAILLQNCLEFIISYFAIVKIGAVVLPLNNMLTFEELDFILKDAKTVALITSETFKETADELMTRVDSLKLQLKVENFESECFQPARVSSSGADGENLSCSCQEEDVATLIYTSGTTGSPKGVMLTHKNLISNAQACLKKIMVTPKDNFSCLLLLYHSFTITTCVLVPLYAGATSVIIKSLKNFKEVFKQLLKSKVTVLIAIPSIYRILVEAKTPSFLTAFPFRLFLNPIRLCVSGGEALPLEVMKKFEAKFHIPLIEGYGLTEASPVVTLSPIKKKKLGSVGKALEGVEIKIINEQDQEVSIGEIGEVLVKGSSVMKGYYDKPEETRTAIKNGWLYTGDLGKLDKEGFLYIVDRKKDLIVMKGLNIYPKEVEDALYTHTKIKEAAVVGKKLEDGGEVPIAYIVLQEGENITQEEIHKYLQHFLAHYKIPRRIEFRKELPKTPTGKILKRFL